One Campylobacter sp. RM16192 genomic region harbors:
- a CDS encoding valine--tRNA ligase — MSFYNAKEVEEKFYKIWEERGYFEIDANKDIQKEGRKFCIMMPPPNVTGSLHIGHSLTFTLQDIMTRYKRMDGYKTLWQPGLDHAGIATQNVVEKQLLAQGITKESIGREEFVNRVWQWKEKSGGMIVHQMRRLGITPAWSRQRFTMDEGLKKAVKKAFVKLYENGTIVRGNYMINWCTHDGALSDIEVEHKDNKGKLYHIRYFLKDSKDYIVVATTRPETYFGDTAVMVNPNDERYKHLIGKKVILPIINREIEIIADEHVDMEFGTGLVKVTPAHDMNDYEVGKRHNLEFITCFDEAGILNDQCDKFKGLERLEARDIIVAELKKIGNIEKIEDYENQVGYCYRCKNVVEPYISKQWFVKREIADQAIADVSAGLAKFYPAHWVNSFNAWMRELRDWCISRQLWWGHQIPVFYCDECGHEWADEGEPTECKKCKSKNIHQDKDVLDTWFSSGLWSFSTLGWGNGDELKNEKWFEEDLKEFYPNNLLITGFDILFFWVARMMFQGQNALGKLPFSDIYLHALVKDEQGRKMSKSLGNVIDPLDSIEEYSADILRFTLALLAVQGRDIKLSEDKMKLVRNFTNKLYNASKYLLLNESKFEDLDKIELKTKLGIYINSRFNECVKQVRENIDIYRFNDAANALYKFLWDEFCDWGIELSKADKSSVKELGSIFKEAMRLLSPFMPFISEYLYHELSSTNLETSGSIMISRYPEIKEQNLKIEGIFSLVIEAIVAIRRAKATIDLGNSKISKAYVKLNRSENLNEAKEYIALLSKCEQIEFVNNKIDDAICDVSENLEVFISLEGVDMSAMISRLNAQKNKLEKEIMKLSNMLNNEKFVANAPTDVIETNKAGLASAKDQFEKVEAELKKFSK; from the coding sequence GTGAGTTTTTACAACGCAAAAGAGGTTGAAGAAAAATTTTATAAAATTTGGGAAGAGCGCGGATATTTCGAGATTGATGCAAACAAAGATATCCAAAAAGAAGGTCGCAAATTTTGCATTATGATGCCTCCTCCAAATGTAACCGGTTCGCTTCACATAGGACACTCTCTTACCTTTACGCTTCAAGACATAATGACAAGATATAAAAGAATGGACGGCTACAAGACGCTTTGGCAGCCGGGACTTGATCACGCAGGTATAGCTACTCAAAACGTCGTTGAAAAGCAGCTTTTAGCTCAAGGAATAACAAAAGAGAGCATAGGACGCGAAGAGTTTGTAAATCGCGTATGGCAATGGAAGGAAAAAAGCGGTGGCATGATAGTTCATCAGATGCGCCGTCTTGGGATCACGCCTGCTTGGAGTCGCCAAAGATTTACCATGGATGAGGGGCTTAAAAAAGCTGTCAAAAAGGCCTTTGTAAAGCTTTATGAAAACGGCACGATAGTTCGCGGAAACTACATGATAAACTGGTGCACGCACGACGGAGCGCTTAGCGATATCGAAGTCGAGCACAAAGACAACAAAGGCAAGCTTTATCATATCAGATACTTTTTAAAAGACAGCAAAGACTACATCGTAGTAGCCACGACTCGTCCGGAAACCTACTTCGGCGATACAGCCGTAATGGTAAATCCAAACGACGAAAGATATAAACATTTGATAGGTAAAAAAGTAATCTTGCCTATCATCAACCGAGAGATAGAGATCATAGCCGACGAGCACGTGGATATGGAGTTTGGAACAGGACTTGTTAAAGTTACTCCGGCTCACGATATGAACGACTATGAAGTTGGCAAACGCCATAACTTGGAGTTTATCACCTGCTTTGATGAGGCTGGAATCCTAAACGATCAGTGCGATAAATTTAAAGGCCTTGAAAGACTTGAAGCAAGAGATATCATCGTGGCGGAGCTTAAAAAGATCGGTAATATCGAAAAGATTGAAGACTACGAAAATCAAGTAGGCTACTGCTACCGCTGCAAAAATGTCGTAGAGCCTTACATCTCAAAACAGTGGTTCGTAAAGCGCGAGATCGCCGATCAAGCCATAGCCGACGTAAGCGCAGGGCTTGCTAAATTTTACCCTGCACACTGGGTAAACAGCTTTAACGCTTGGATGAGAGAGCTAAGAGACTGGTGCATATCTCGCCAGCTTTGGTGGGGACATCAAATTCCTGTTTTTTACTGCGACGAGTGCGGTCATGAGTGGGCCGATGAGGGCGAACCTACCGAATGTAAAAAATGCAAAAGCAAAAACATACATCAAGATAAAGATGTACTTGATACGTGGTTTAGCTCAGGGCTTTGGTCGTTTAGCACACTTGGCTGGGGAAATGGAGACGAGCTTAAAAACGAAAAATGGTTTGAAGAGGATTTAAAAGAATTTTATCCAAACAACCTACTGATAACAGGCTTTGATATACTATTTTTCTGGGTTGCAAGGATGATGTTTCAAGGACAAAACGCGCTTGGCAAGCTTCCGTTTAGCGATATCTATCTGCACGCTTTAGTTAAGGACGAGCAAGGCAGAAAGATGAGTAAAAGCCTTGGAAACGTCATCGATCCGCTTGATAGTATCGAGGAGTATAGCGCCGATATCTTGCGTTTTACTCTGGCACTGCTTGCTGTTCAAGGACGCGACATAAAGCTTAGCGAAGATAAGATGAAGCTGGTAAGAAATTTTACCAACAAGCTTTATAACGCCAGCAAATATTTGCTACTAAACGAGAGTAAATTTGAAGATCTTGATAAGATAGAGCTTAAAACTAAGCTTGGAATTTATATAAACAGTCGCTTTAACGAGTGCGTTAAGCAGGTGCGTGAAAATATAGATATCTACCGCTTTAACGACGCTGCGAATGCACTTTACAAATTCCTCTGGGATGAGTTTTGCGACTGGGGAATTGAGCTTAGCAAAGCCGATAAAAGTAGCGTAAAAGAGCTTGGAAGCATATTTAAAGAGGCGATGAGGCTGCTAAGTCCATTTATGCCGTTTATCAGCGAATATCTATATCACGAGCTAAGCAGCACAAATTTGGAAACCTCAGGCTCTATAATGATCTCGCGATATCCTGAGATAAAAGAGCAAAATTTAAAGATCGAAGGCATTTTTTCTCTAGTAATCGAAGCAATAGTTGCCATAAGACGCGCAAAAGCGACTATTGATCTTGGAAATTCTAAAATTTCAAAGGCTTACGTAAAGCTAAATAGAAGCGAAAATTTAAACGAAGCAAAAGAGTATATCGCCCTACTTTCTAAATGCGAACAGATCGAATTTGTAAACAACAAGATAGATGACGCAATATGTGACGTAAGCGAAAATTTAGAGGTATTTATCTCGCTTGAAGGCGTTGATATGTCGGCGATGATAAGTAGACTCAACGCGCAGAAAAACAAGCTTGAAAAAGAGATAATGAAGCTTTCAAACATGCTTAATAACGAAAAATTTGTGGCAAACGCCCCTACCGATGTCATAGAGACAAACAAAGCAGGCCTTGCAAGCGCAAAAGACCAGTTTGAAAAGGTAGAAGCTGAGCTTAAAAAATTCAGCAAATAA
- a CDS encoding methionine ABC transporter ATP-binding protein: MIEISNLIKYYGDTKVIDDVSFTVNESEIFALVGHSGAGKSTLLRCINGLESYQSGSVKVYGKEIKDISANELRHFRKDVGMIFQHFALMARKNVFENVATPLEFWKYPKSEIQKRVSELLDLVGLSNKSKSYPGELSGGQKQRVAIARALALNPKILLSDEATSALDPNTTNSILELLKKINRELKISIVIVTHEMEVVKSTSHRAILLEHGKIIGSGRIEDLFLKPDEKMKEFLGEVEILPQSGVNIRLFFPKEVAQKSIITHMARTLNVDFNIVWGKLEKLNENVLGSLVINVEKEDEAKVIEYVKQSGVLWEVA, from the coding sequence ATGATAGAAATTTCAAATTTGATTAAATACTATGGTGATACAAAAGTCATAGATGATGTGAGTTTTACAGTAAATGAGAGCGAAATTTTCGCACTTGTCGGACATAGCGGCGCAGGCAAATCCACCCTGCTTCGCTGCATAAACGGACTTGAGAGCTATCAAAGTGGCTCTGTAAAAGTATATGGCAAAGAGATAAAAGATATCAGCGCAAACGAACTTAGACATTTTAGAAAAGATGTCGGCATGATATTTCAGCACTTTGCGCTAATGGCTAGAAAAAACGTATTTGAAAACGTCGCAACGCCGCTTGAATTTTGGAAATATCCAAAAAGCGAAATTCAAAAAAGAGTAAGTGAGTTGCTTGATCTTGTAGGATTAAGCAATAAATCAAAAAGCTATCCAGGCGAGCTAAGTGGCGGTCAAAAGCAGCGTGTAGCCATAGCTAGAGCGCTAGCCTTAAATCCTAAAATTTTACTAAGCGATGAGGCGACATCGGCTCTTGATCCAAACACTACAAATTCTATCTTAGAGCTCTTAAAAAAGATCAATCGCGAGCTAAAAATAAGCATAGTTATCGTTACTCACGAAATGGAAGTCGTAAAATCAACCTCACATAGAGCGATCCTGCTAGAACACGGCAAAATCATAGGCTCAGGTAGGATCGAGGATCTATTTTTAAAACCGGATGAGAAGATGAAAGAGTTTTTAGGTGAAGTTGAAATCTTGCCTCAAAGCGGAGTAAACATCCGTCTGTTTTTCCCAAAAGAAGTAGCGCAAAAAAGCATTATCACTCATATGGCTAGAACTCTAAATGTAGATTTTAACATCGTTTGGGGAAAGCTTGAAAAGCTAAACGAAAACGTCCTTGGCTCACTCGTGATAAACGTAGAAAAAGAAGATGAGGCAAAAGTGATAGAGTACGTCAAACAAAGTGGCGTCTTGTGGGAGGTAGCGTGA
- a CDS encoding methionine ABC transporter permease, producing MLRIDFSKFPDVFERILLPAINETLYMSLVSTLLAFALGLIPAVLLVLSDKDGLKPNKKLYFVLDILVNTLRSFPFIILIIVLFPLTKMIVGTSIGTTAAIVPLTIGAAPFIARLIESALKEVDKGIIEAAKSFGASNSQIIFKIMFVEALPGIISAITLTLIVIVGFSAMAGAVGGGGLGAVAINYGYQRFRPDIMLYTVVILIIMVQIFQSIGNLLYKVTKK from the coding sequence ATGCTTAGGATAGATTTTTCTAAATTTCCTGATGTCTTTGAGCGAATTTTACTTCCTGCGATAAACGAGACGCTTTATATGAGCTTGGTTTCCACGCTGCTTGCATTTGCACTTGGACTTATCCCCGCGGTGCTTTTAGTGCTTAGCGATAAAGATGGACTTAAGCCGAACAAAAAGCTATATTTCGTGCTTGACATACTTGTAAATACGCTTAGAAGCTTTCCGTTTATAATACTAATAATAGTTCTTTTTCCGCTAACCAAAATGATAGTCGGAACAAGTATAGGCACTACGGCTGCGATAGTTCCATTAACCATAGGTGCTGCTCCTTTTATCGCTAGGCTCATCGAAAGCGCGTTAAAAGAGGTTGATAAAGGCATAATCGAAGCCGCAAAAAGCTTTGGAGCCTCAAATTCGCAGATTATATTTAAGATAATGTTCGTTGAGGCACTTCCCGGCATAATATCAGCCATAACTCTTACCTTGATAGTTATCGTTGGATTCTCAGCGATGGCTGGAGCGGTCGGCGGAGGCGGTCTTGGAGCAGTAGCGATAAACTACGGATATCAGCGCTTTAGACCTGACATCATGCTTTATACGGTGGTTATCCTAATCATAATGGTTCAAATTTTTCAATCAATAGGAAATTTACTCTACAAAGTAACAAAAAAGTAG
- a CDS encoding MetQ/NlpA family ABC transporter substrate-binding protein gives MKFSKILLGALLAVTLSSADKAKTIIVGATPVPHAEILEVVKPLLEKDGFKLEIKEFNDYTIPNLATEDGDLDANFFQHLPYLNEFNKNKGTHLVKTVGVHLEPMGVYSAKIKDLSELKNGDTVAIPNDPTNESRALDVLASAGLIKLNDNPLKTPLDIVENPKNLKFSEIEAAQIPRTLSDVTIAVINTNYALNAKLNPSKDALALESKDSPYTNYVVVKVGNENAPKIKALDKAINSAEVKKFIESKYEGAILPAF, from the coding sequence ATGAAATTTTCTAAAATTCTACTTGGTGCACTACTTGCAGTAACTTTAAGCTCGGCTGATAAAGCTAAGACAATCATAGTTGGCGCTACGCCTGTTCCTCACGCAGAAATTCTTGAAGTAGTTAAACCTCTACTTGAAAAAGATGGGTTTAAACTTGAGATCAAAGAGTTTAACGACTACACTATCCCAAATTTGGCAACCGAAGATGGCGATCTTGACGCAAATTTCTTTCAACACTTGCCATATCTAAACGAATTTAACAAAAACAAAGGTACTCATCTGGTTAAAACTGTAGGCGTTCACCTTGAGCCAATGGGAGTTTATTCGGCTAAGATAAAAGATCTAAGCGAACTAAAAAACGGCGACACTGTAGCGATACCAAATGATCCTACAAACGAAAGCCGCGCACTAGACGTGCTTGCAAGCGCAGGACTTATCAAACTAAACGATAATCCTCTAAAAACTCCGCTTGATATCGTAGAAAATCCTAAAAATTTAAAATTTAGCGAGATCGAAGCAGCGCAAATTCCAAGAACACTAAGTGACGTAACTATCGCGGTTATCAATACAAACTACGCTTTAAACGCGAAGCTAAATCCGTCAAAAGATGCGCTTGCGCTTGAGAGCAAAGATAGCCCTTATACGAACTACGTGGTTGTAAAAGTAGGCAATGAAAACGCTCCAAAAATAAAAGCTTTAGATAAAGCTATAAATTCGGCTGAAGTGAAAAAATTTATAGAGAGTAAATACGAAGGCGCTATTCTTCCTGCGTTTTAA
- a CDS encoding DedA family protein — MLSEVINFIVETVGQWGYVGIFCMMFLESSFFPFPSEIVMIPAGYLASKGEMNLILAFLAGTGGSLAGAVFNYYLCYFFGRDLILKYGKYVRITEEKMQKFENFFNKHGEISTFNCRLIPGIRQYISLPAGLAKMNLFKFSLYTTLGAGIWVAILLAVGYYLGTDYNKELFKNIVLAMLVAVAAITAIYIYIKKSKK; from the coding sequence TTGCTCAGTGAAGTTATAAATTTTATCGTTGAGACTGTCGGGCAATGGGGATATGTCGGCATATTTTGCATGATGTTTTTAGAAAGCTCGTTTTTCCCGTTTCCAAGCGAGATAGTTATGATACCTGCTGGGTATCTTGCAAGCAAAGGTGAGATGAATCTAATCCTAGCTTTTTTAGCAGGCACCGGTGGCTCTTTAGCGGGTGCGGTGTTTAACTACTACTTATGCTACTTTTTCGGAAGAGATCTCATACTAAAATACGGCAAATATGTGCGAATTACAGAAGAAAAGATGCAAAAATTTGAAAATTTCTTTAATAAACACGGCGAAATTTCTACATTTAACTGCCGTCTAATCCCTGGAATTCGTCAATATATAAGCCTTCCGGCAGGTCTAGCTAAAATGAATCTTTTTAAATTTAGCCTTTATACTACACTTGGTGCAGGAATTTGGGTGGCAATCTTACTTGCTGTGGGGTATTATCTAGGAACTGATTACAATAAAGAGCTATTTAAAAATATAGTCTTAGCAATGCTTGTTGCAGTAGCTGCCATAACGGCAATTTATATTTACATAAAAAAATCAAAAAAATAG
- the mog gene encoding molybdopterin adenylyltransferase codes for MKIKIGILTLSDRASEGAYEDKSGPAIKAVLDEWITSEREYIYEVIPDEFELIKERLINMVDNLGCNLVLTTGGTGPAVRDVTPEATEAVCEKMMPGFGELMRAASLKFVPTAILSRQTAGIRGRALIVNLPGQPKAIRECLEPIFPSIPYCIDLIEGAYIETDENVMKVFRPKQKKIS; via the coding sequence ATGAAGATAAAAATAGGAATTTTAACGCTTTCAGATAGAGCAAGCGAAGGTGCTTATGAAGATAAATCGGGACCTGCGATAAAAGCAGTGCTTGATGAGTGGATAACAAGTGAGCGCGAGTATATATACGAAGTAATCCCTGATGAGTTTGAACTTATAAAAGAACGACTTATAAATATGGTTGATAATCTAGGATGTAATCTGGTTTTAACCACCGGAGGAACGGGGCCTGCGGTTAGAGATGTGACTCCTGAAGCAACTGAAGCGGTATGCGAAAAGATGATGCCCGGCTTTGGTGAGCTAATGCGAGCGGCAAGCTTGAAATTTGTTCCTACGGCTATACTGTCACGCCAAACAGCAGGCATTAGAGGACGCGCCTTAATAGTAAATTTACCGGGACAGCCAAAGGCTATAAGAGAGTGCTTGGAGCCGATATTTCCTTCTATACCTTACTGTATTGATCTTATCGAGGGTGCTTATATAGAGACTGATGAAAATGTGATGAAGGTCTTTAGACCAAAGCAAAAGAAGATTTCTTAA
- a CDS encoding ATP-dependent metallopeptidase FtsH/Yme1/Tma family protein, with amino-acid sequence MQKFKFNKKNIIAILALLLICLTSIVAFKNQPKNIMYDSYEKLLDDNLISEATIVQNEILITTKGGHKYTIVKDGIDMSKLVQKVPVNVKKEHPIIEEILAVIFLIAIGYGVLFVYGRYKLKKKSENTSDEKMGVYEIENIFTSSVVPAISNVSFSDVAGIKDVKFELSEIVDFLKNPAKYRKFGIKMPKGVLMIGPPGVGKTLVAKAVAGEANVPFFYQSGAAFVQIYVGMGAKRVRELFLKAKAYAPSIIFIDEIDAVGKVRGGSRNDEREATLNQLLTEMDGFEDNSGVIVIAATNRIEMIDEALLRSGRFDRRIYLSMPDFSDRVEILKSYLKDKSSSVSPEDIAKISVGFSGAALATLVNEAAINALRNNKGTIDMSDFENVLNKVLLGKKRVLSYNDEEKKIQALYQSAKALSAYWFGVEFEKISLVEDHFRATEREIESKTQMLSRIKVCLAGMSALKESRDDIFSNAHSDIAKAKEIAQNMVFEYGMGKTLVPNPADVESILQEAYSEISEFLRGMKAQTEKICEYIIANESIDKTAIKIIIQSSYE; translated from the coding sequence CTATTTTAGCGCTACTATTAATATGCTTGACGTCTATAGTGGCTTTTAAAAATCAGCCAAAAAATATTATGTATGATAGTTACGAAAAGCTACTTGATGACAATCTGATATCTGAAGCTACTATAGTGCAAAATGAAATTTTGATCACGACAAAAGGCGGGCATAAATACACTATCGTAAAAGATGGGATAGATATGAGCAAGTTAGTTCAAAAGGTACCCGTAAATGTGAAAAAAGAGCATCCTATAATAGAAGAAATTTTAGCTGTAATATTTCTTATAGCGATTGGATACGGTGTTTTATTTGTTTACGGAAGATACAAGCTAAAGAAAAAATCGGAAAACACAAGCGATGAGAAAATGGGAGTGTATGAGATTGAAAATATATTTACAAGCTCGGTTGTGCCGGCTATATCAAATGTAAGCTTTAGCGATGTGGCAGGCATAAAAGATGTGAAATTTGAACTTAGCGAGATAGTGGACTTCTTAAAAAATCCTGCCAAATACAGAAAATTTGGTATCAAAATGCCAAAAGGCGTACTTATGATAGGACCTCCCGGAGTTGGTAAGACACTTGTGGCAAAGGCTGTAGCAGGAGAGGCAAACGTGCCGTTTTTTTACCAAAGTGGAGCTGCATTTGTGCAAATTTACGTAGGAATGGGCGCAAAGAGGGTTAGAGAGCTGTTTTTAAAAGCTAAGGCTTATGCACCATCGATAATCTTTATCGACGAAATAGACGCAGTCGGTAAAGTGCGCGGCGGAAGCAGAAACGATGAGCGCGAGGCTACGCTAAATCAGCTTTTAACCGAAATGGACGGCTTTGAGGATAACTCGGGCGTCATAGTGATAGCCGCTACAAACAGGATTGAGATGATAGATGAGGCCTTGCTTCGCTCGGGTAGGTTTGATAGGAGAATTTATCTATCGATGCCTGATTTTTCAGACAGGGTCGAAATTTTAAAATCATATCTTAAAGATAAAAGCTCTAGCGTATCGCCTGAAGATATAGCTAAGATAAGTGTCGGTTTTTCGGGGGCTGCGCTTGCTACTTTAGTGAATGAAGCTGCTATAAACGCACTTAGAAATAACAAAGGCACGATAGATATGAGCGACTTTGAAAACGTGCTAAATAAAGTCTTGCTTGGCAAAAAGCGCGTGCTTAGCTATAACGACGAAGAGAAAAAAATTCAAGCCCTTTATCAAAGTGCAAAGGCACTAAGTGCGTATTGGTTTGGAGTTGAGTTTGAAAAAATTTCGCTTGTGGAAGATCATTTTAGAGCTACCGAACGCGAGATAGAGTCCAAGACTCAAATGCTTTCTCGCATAAAGGTATGTCTAGCCGGTATGAGCGCTCTAAAAGAGAGTAGGGATGACATCTTTTCAAACGCTCACAGCGATATAGCAAAGGCAAAAGAGATCGCTCAAAATATGGTTTTTGAGTATGGTATGGGCAAAACTCTAGTGCCAAATCCTGCTGATGTGGAGAGCATACTTCAAGAAGCGTATAGCGAGATATCGGAGTTCTTGCGAGGGATGAAGGCGCAAACGGAAAAAATTTGTGAGTACATCATAGCAAACGAGAGTATAGATAAGACAGCGATAAAGATAATAATACAAAGCTCTTATGAATAA